The following are from one region of the Luteimonas sp. MC1572 genome:
- a CDS encoding NAD(P)/FAD-dependent oxidoreductase has product MSRPDSQVEAPWDCIVVGAGPSGWSAALYLARFRRRVLVVHDGRSRAARIPRTHNAPGFPDGVAGPELLQRMQAHAERYGAEVLEAEVVAAGHQGEGRGQGFTLALKDGRSLHARTLVLATGLRLEQIPLPDDVHEAAIAAGVLRYCPVCDGYEHIGHRVAVIGCDGQGAAEALFLRTFSDDITLLPRRYDELTDDERTQLAAAGITIVDRPVVRYDPSPGRFDIHVEGVESPLAFDVVYPALGCRQRTELAVMLGLEVDENGSTDVRSPFGTQVPGLYCVGDIVDGLDQISVAMGHGAIAATRAHNWLRERDGSSLD; this is encoded by the coding sequence TTGAGTCGCCCGGACTCGCAGGTGGAGGCGCCGTGGGATTGCATCGTCGTGGGGGCGGGGCCGTCGGGATGGTCGGCTGCGCTGTACCTGGCGCGCTTCCGGCGCCGCGTGCTCGTGGTGCATGACGGACGCTCGCGCGCCGCGCGCATTCCGCGGACCCACAATGCACCGGGATTTCCCGACGGCGTAGCCGGTCCCGAACTGCTGCAGCGCATGCAGGCGCATGCCGAACGCTACGGTGCCGAGGTCCTCGAGGCCGAGGTCGTGGCGGCCGGGCACCAGGGCGAAGGCCGGGGGCAGGGATTCACGCTGGCACTGAAGGACGGCCGGTCCCTTCACGCACGCACGCTGGTGCTCGCGACCGGGCTGCGCCTGGAGCAGATCCCGCTGCCGGATGATGTCCACGAGGCTGCGATCGCGGCCGGGGTGCTGCGCTATTGCCCGGTCTGCGACGGCTACGAGCACATCGGCCACCGCGTGGCGGTGATCGGCTGCGACGGGCAGGGCGCGGCGGAAGCGCTGTTCCTGCGCACGTTCAGCGACGACATCACCCTGCTGCCGCGCAGGTACGACGAACTCACCGATGACGAGCGCACGCAGCTCGCCGCCGCCGGGATCACCATCGTGGACCGGCCCGTGGTGCGGTATGACCCCTCACCGGGCCGCTTCGACATCCATGTCGAAGGCGTCGAATCGCCCCTGGCGTTCGACGTGGTCTACCCGGCGCTGGGTTGCCGCCAGCGTACCGAGCTTGCGGTGATGCTGGGGCTGGAGGTCGACGAGAACGGCAGCACCGACGTGCGTTCACCGTTCGGGACGCAGGTCCCGGGGCTCTACTGCGTCGGTGACATCGTCGATGGCCTCGACCAGATCAGCGTGGCCATGGGCCACGGTGCGATCGCAGCTACCCGCGCCCACAACTGGCTGCGCGAGCGGGATGGCAGCAGCCTCGACTGA
- a CDS encoding dienelactone hydrolase family protein, which yields MSAPRKTAADFHPAVLGLFDRYVHGDIDRRAFLAGAARFTAGATTAAGLLAALAPQFALAQQVKPDDARLAARLLEFDSPQGYGRARGYLVRPAGAAGPLPAVLVVHENRGLNPHIEDVARRLALAGYIAFAPDALFPLGGYPGDEDAARALFQGLDQAKTRQDFIAAAKLLDGIEGGNGRIGVVGFCYGGGMANYLATQLPELAAAVPFYGSAPALEDVPKIRAELLVVLASEDERINAAWPAYEQALKAANVRHALYQPPGTQHGFNNDTTPRYDEAAAREAWARMLALFQRTLRQAA from the coding sequence ATGTCCGCTCCGCGCAAGACCGCAGCCGACTTCCATCCCGCCGTACTCGGGCTGTTCGACCGCTACGTGCATGGCGACATCGACCGCCGCGCGTTCCTGGCTGGCGCCGCGCGCTTCACTGCGGGCGCCACCACGGCGGCTGGCCTGCTCGCGGCGCTGGCGCCGCAGTTCGCCCTGGCGCAGCAGGTCAAGCCCGACGACGCCCGGCTCGCCGCGCGCCTTCTCGAGTTCGATTCACCGCAGGGCTATGGCCGCGCCCGCGGCTATCTGGTGCGCCCGGCGGGTGCCGCAGGACCGCTGCCCGCCGTGTTGGTGGTGCACGAGAACCGCGGGCTCAACCCGCACATCGAGGACGTCGCCCGGCGCCTGGCGCTGGCGGGGTATATCGCGTTCGCGCCGGACGCGCTGTTTCCGCTTGGCGGCTATCCCGGCGACGAGGACGCCGCGCGCGCGCTGTTCCAGGGCCTTGACCAGGCGAAGACGCGCCAGGACTTCATTGCCGCGGCGAAGCTTCTCGATGGCATCGAGGGTGGCAACGGCCGGATCGGCGTGGTCGGCTTCTGTTACGGCGGCGGCATGGCCAACTACCTGGCGACGCAGCTGCCGGAGCTCGCCGCCGCCGTGCCGTTCTATGGCAGTGCGCCGGCGCTGGAGGACGTTCCGAAGATCCGCGCCGAGTTGCTGGTCGTGCTTGCCTCCGAGGACGAGCGGATCAACGCCGCGTGGCCGGCATACGAGCAAGCGCTGAAGGCGGCCAACGTGCGCCATGCGCTCTACCAGCCCCCCGGCACCCAGCACGGCTTCAACAACGACACCACGCCCCGCTACGATGAAGCGGCTGCCAGAGAGGCGTGGGCGCGGATGCTGGCCTTGTTCCAGCGCACGCTGCGGCAGGCCGCTTGA
- a CDS encoding PA4780 family RIO1-like protein kinase gives MRTPAPLQALIDDGVIDEVVRPLKSGKEAAVYVVRAGGELRCAKVYKDMAQRSFQQRVQYQEGRKVRGSREARAIGKASRYGRRQQEEAWKNTEVDALYQLRDAGVRVPEPHGFHHGVLVMEMVTDADGFVASRLGEVELTAEQARAYHAVLVRQVVLMLCCGLIHGDLSPYNVLVGPDGPVVIDFPQVVSAGGNNAARTMLLRDVNNLTAGLGHWAPELLDTWYGEEMWALFEAGELQPDSVLTGTFVHDERVADLDSVREAINDAREEALIRQQGREAAAEVD, from the coding sequence ATGAGAACCCCAGCCCCGCTGCAGGCGCTGATAGACGACGGCGTCATCGACGAGGTCGTGCGCCCCCTCAAGAGCGGCAAGGAGGCAGCGGTGTACGTGGTGCGCGCCGGCGGCGAACTGCGCTGCGCGAAGGTCTACAAGGACATGGCGCAGCGCAGCTTCCAGCAGCGCGTGCAGTACCAGGAAGGACGCAAGGTGCGCGGCAGCCGCGAGGCGCGCGCGATCGGCAAGGCTTCCCGCTACGGCCGCCGGCAGCAGGAAGAGGCGTGGAAGAACACCGAGGTCGATGCGCTGTACCAGCTGCGCGACGCCGGCGTGCGCGTCCCCGAGCCGCACGGCTTCCACCATGGCGTGCTGGTCATGGAAATGGTCACCGACGCCGACGGATTCGTGGCGTCACGGCTGGGCGAGGTCGAGCTCACCGCGGAGCAGGCGCGCGCCTACCACGCGGTGCTCGTGCGCCAGGTGGTGCTGATGCTGTGCTGCGGGCTGATCCACGGCGACCTGTCGCCGTACAACGTGCTGGTCGGCCCGGACGGCCCGGTGGTCATCGACTTCCCGCAGGTGGTCAGTGCGGGCGGCAACAATGCCGCGCGCACCATGCTGCTGCGCGACGTCAACAACCTCACCGCGGGCCTGGGCCACTGGGCGCCCGAGCTGCTGGATACCTGGTACGGCGAGGAGATGTGGGCGCTGTTCGAGGCCGGCGAGTTGCAGCCGGACTCCGTGCTCACCGGCACCTTCGTGCACGATGAGCGCGTTGCCGACCTGGACAGCGTGCGCGAGGCGATCAACGACGCGCGCGAGGAAGCCCTGATCCGCCAGCAGGGTCGCGAGGCGGCCGCCGAAGTCGACTGA
- a CDS encoding DUF2058 domain-containing protein has product MRNPLQEQLLKAGLAKKSRVDQVAREQTRQRHAKSPPPVDESKAALERARLEKIERDRALSAERNEQARAQELRAQVRQIVEQNRLAVDGTMDYRFTHAGVIRSLLVTDAVRRQLASGSLVVACHDAGYAIIPRAAAEKVEARDPAMIALDHARSAPPQSDAADDDWYGRFKVPDDLVW; this is encoded by the coding sequence ATGCGCAATCCACTGCAGGAACAGCTGCTCAAGGCCGGACTGGCGAAGAAGTCCAGGGTCGACCAGGTGGCGCGCGAACAGACGCGCCAGCGCCATGCGAAATCACCGCCGCCCGTCGATGAAAGTAAGGCCGCGCTGGAACGCGCACGGTTGGAGAAGATCGAGCGCGACCGCGCGCTGTCCGCCGAACGCAACGAGCAGGCGAGGGCGCAGGAGCTGCGCGCGCAGGTGCGGCAGATCGTGGAGCAGAACCGGCTGGCCGTGGACGGCACGATGGACTACCGGTTTACCCATGCTGGCGTGATCCGCAGCCTGCTGGTGACCGATGCCGTGCGTCGCCAGCTCGCGTCCGGCAGCCTGGTGGTCGCCTGCCACGACGCCGGCTACGCCATCATCCCGCGCGCCGCCGCGGAGAAGGTCGAAGCCCGTGATCCCGCGATGATCGCGCTGGACCATGCGCGTAGCGCGCCGCCGCAATCCGATGCCGCCGACGATGACTGGTACGGCCGCTTCAAGGTGCCCGACGACCTGGTCTGGTAG
- the azu gene encoding azurin: MKKSIPVLVGLALLSAGGLASAANCSIVLDSNDRMQYDQKSIEVSAGCATVTVELKHSGKLPKTAMGHNVVITTEADATPVAQAAVKAGAANGYVPAGDKRIIAATKMLGGGESTKITFPGRTLKAGGDYAFFCSFPGHSALMRGKLVVKP, translated from the coding sequence ATGAAGAAGTCCATCCCCGTCCTTGTCGGCCTCGCACTCCTGTCCGCGGGCGGGCTGGCCAGCGCCGCCAACTGCAGCATCGTGCTCGACAGCAACGACCGCATGCAGTACGACCAGAAGAGCATCGAAGTATCGGCCGGTTGCGCGACGGTGACCGTCGAACTCAAGCACAGCGGCAAGCTGCCGAAGACGGCGATGGGCCACAACGTGGTGATCACCACCGAAGCCGACGCCACGCCGGTGGCGCAGGCCGCGGTGAAGGCAGGGGCCGCGAACGGCTACGTGCCCGCCGGCGACAAGCGCATCATCGCCGCCACCAAGATGCTGGGCGGCGGCGAGAGCACCAAGATCACCTTCCCGGGCCGCACGCTCAAGGCCGGTGGCGACTACGCGTTCTTCTGCTCGTTCCCGGGCCACTCGGCGCTGATGCGCGGCAAGCTGGTGGTCAAGCCCTGA
- the nirK gene encoding copper-containing nitrite reductase yields MNVLKTTLISAAIALACGAFAAPPAYAVDALELMQSTVDQAPDLSALAEHKVQLVRPPFVHEHDQVAPGAPRLVKFTLPIEEKEIVIDDKGTRMHAMTFGGSIPGPMMVVHEGDYVELKLINLASNSMPHNIDFHAATGALGGGDFTVVAPGEEVTLRWKATRSGTFIYHCAPGGSMTPWHVVQGMHGTIMVLPRDGLKDGDGKPLRYDRAYYVGETDFYIPRDADGNFRSYASPAESLPDTLATMRTLTPSHIVFNGAVGALTGKNAMTSKVGETVLFVHSQANRDTRPHLIGGHGDYVWEEGKFDNAPMKDLETWFIRGGSAGAALYTFLQPGLHVYLNHNLIEAVELGAAGHVQVAGDRWDHDLMTQPARTGPIRPDTDLSMPAAR; encoded by the coding sequence ATGAATGTCCTGAAGACCACGCTGATCTCTGCGGCCATCGCACTTGCCTGCGGCGCATTCGCCGCCCCGCCGGCCTACGCCGTGGATGCGCTTGAACTCATGCAGTCCACCGTCGACCAGGCGCCCGACCTGTCGGCGCTCGCCGAGCACAAGGTGCAGCTGGTGCGGCCGCCGTTCGTGCACGAGCACGACCAGGTCGCGCCCGGCGCCCCGCGGCTGGTGAAGTTCACCCTGCCGATCGAGGAAAAGGAAATCGTCATCGACGACAAGGGCACGCGCATGCATGCGATGACCTTCGGCGGCTCGATCCCCGGCCCGATGATGGTGGTGCACGAGGGCGACTACGTCGAACTCAAGCTGATCAACCTGGCCAGCAACAGCATGCCGCACAACATCGATTTCCATGCCGCGACCGGCGCGCTGGGCGGCGGCGACTTCACCGTCGTCGCCCCGGGCGAGGAAGTCACGCTGCGCTGGAAGGCGACGCGCTCCGGCACCTTCATCTACCACTGCGCCCCGGGTGGCTCGATGACGCCGTGGCACGTGGTGCAGGGCATGCACGGCACGATCATGGTGCTGCCGCGCGACGGCCTGAAGGACGGCGACGGCAAGCCGCTGCGCTACGACCGCGCCTATTACGTCGGCGAGACCGACTTCTACATCCCGCGCGACGCCGACGGCAACTTCCGCTCCTATGCCAGCCCCGCGGAATCGCTGCCCGACACGCTCGCCACGATGCGCACGCTCACGCCCTCGCACATCGTGTTCAACGGCGCGGTCGGCGCGCTGACGGGCAAGAACGCGATGACGTCGAAAGTCGGTGAAACGGTGTTGTTCGTGCACTCGCAGGCCAACCGCGACACGCGTCCGCACCTGATCGGCGGCCACGGCGACTACGTCTGGGAGGAAGGCAAGTTCGACAACGCGCCGATGAAGGATCTCGAGACCTGGTTCATCCGCGGCGGCTCGGCGGGCGCGGCGCTGTACACGTTCCTGCAGCCGGGGCTGCACGTGTACCTCAACCACAACCTGATCGAGGCGGTGGAACTGGGTGCGGCGGGACACGTGCAGGTCGCGGGTGACCGCTGGGATCACGACCTGATGACGCAGCCGGCCAGGACGGGCCCGATCCGTCCGGATACCGACCTGTCGATGCCGGCAGCCCGCTGA
- a CDS encoding DNA-3-methyladenine glycosylase: MPQPAACEGRVAMAAGTPWHDGTPDATPTAHDVPGMTRLPRSFFDRDVLDVAPELVHRVLRVADGRAGRIVEVEAYRGRDDPAAHSFRGPTKRNATMFGPPGHLYVYFSYGIHWCCNATCGNGSGVLMRGLLPLAGIEAMRAARPRASRDADLANGPGKLTQALGIDGTFDGEDLVASARVGIFDDGFRGEAPPRATARIGISKAVDLPWRWLAR; encoded by the coding sequence ATGCCCCAGCCCGCAGCGTGCGAAGGGCGCGTGGCGATGGCGGCCGGAACGCCATGGCACGATGGCACCCCTGATGCCACGCCAACCGCCCACGACGTGCCCGGCATGACGCGCCTGCCACGGAGCTTCTTCGATCGCGATGTCCTCGACGTGGCGCCGGAGCTGGTGCACCGGGTACTGCGCGTGGCCGACGGCCGCGCCGGCCGCATCGTCGAGGTCGAGGCCTATCGCGGGCGCGACGATCCGGCGGCGCATTCTTTCCGAGGCCCCACGAAGCGCAACGCCACGATGTTCGGCCCGCCGGGCCACCTGTATGTGTATTTCAGCTACGGCATCCACTGGTGCTGCAACGCGACCTGTGGCAACGGCTCGGGCGTGCTGATGCGCGGACTGCTGCCGCTGGCCGGCATCGAGGCGATGCGTGCGGCGCGGCCACGCGCGTCACGCGATGCCGATCTCGCCAACGGGCCCGGCAAGCTGACCCAGGCGCTGGGCATCGACGGCACGTTCGACGGCGAGGACCTGGTGGCCAGCGCGCGCGTGGGCATCTTCGACGACGGCTTTCGTGGCGAGGCGCCACCCCGGGCCACTGCGCGGATCGGCATCTCCAAGGCCGTGGACCTGCCATGGCGCTGGCTGGCGCGCTGA
- a CDS encoding trimeric intracellular cation channel family protein, producing the protein MTPWLVVLLDLLGTFAFAISGATMGVRKRLDFFGVMVLAFAAATAGGIARDTLLGATPPIALADWRYLAVSAVAGVTVFFGYEQVERMRNPVQLFDAVGLALFAVTGAAKALAFGLGGTGAVLLGMMSGIGGGIVRDVLVAEVPAVLHRELYAVAAVLGAACVVVGVALGLRPGPAMVVGAALCFVLRFIAIRRGWQLPIARKPGE; encoded by the coding sequence ATGACGCCGTGGCTGGTGGTACTGCTGGACCTGCTTGGCACCTTTGCATTCGCCATCAGCGGCGCCACGATGGGCGTGCGCAAGCGGCTGGATTTCTTCGGCGTGATGGTGCTGGCGTTTGCCGCCGCCACCGCAGGCGGCATCGCGCGCGACACCCTGCTCGGCGCCACCCCGCCCATCGCGCTCGCCGACTGGCGCTATCTGGCGGTGTCGGCGGTGGCGGGCGTGACCGTGTTCTTCGGCTATGAGCAGGTGGAGCGCATGCGCAACCCGGTGCAGCTGTTCGATGCCGTCGGCCTGGCGCTGTTCGCGGTCACCGGCGCGGCCAAGGCGCTCGCCTTCGGGCTTGGCGGCACGGGCGCGGTACTGCTGGGCATGATGTCGGGCATCGGCGGCGGCATCGTGCGCGACGTGCTGGTGGCCGAAGTCCCCGCGGTGCTGCACCGCGAACTGTATGCCGTGGCCGCGGTGCTCGGCGCAGCCTGCGTGGTGGTGGGCGTGGCGCTGGGCCTTCGGCCGGGCCCCGCCATGGTGGTCGGCGCGGCGCTGTGCTTCGTACTGCGCTTCATCGCGATCAGGCGCGGATGGCAGCTGCCGATCGCGCGCAAGCCGGGGGAGTGA
- a CDS encoding DUF488 domain-containing protein, which produces MPGDAPSDDAATIWTIGHSTLAFDDFVALLARHRMGAILDVRRFPGSRRYPWFAREALAANLPAHGIEYAWLPQLGGRRRARAGSPNTGWRNASFQGYADHLESIEFAEGLAATLAMASRRRSALMCAESLWWRCHRALVADVLKLRGIQVLHILGAGAPTPHPWTSPARVVDGRLAYPPAQESLFGEGG; this is translated from the coding sequence ATGCCAGGTGACGCACCATCTGACGACGCCGCCACGATCTGGACGATCGGCCATTCGACGCTGGCGTTCGATGACTTCGTGGCGCTGCTTGCGCGTCACCGCATGGGGGCGATCCTCGACGTGCGGCGCTTTCCTGGCTCGCGCCGCTATCCCTGGTTCGCGCGTGAGGCGCTCGCCGCGAACCTGCCGGCGCACGGCATCGAATACGCCTGGTTGCCGCAACTGGGCGGGCGCCGGCGGGCGCGTGCGGGATCGCCCAACACCGGCTGGCGGAATGCCTCGTTCCAGGGCTACGCGGACCACCTCGAGAGTATCGAGTTCGCCGAAGGCCTGGCGGCCACGCTGGCGATGGCGTCGCGCCGGCGCAGCGCGCTGATGTGCGCCGAATCGCTGTGGTGGCGCTGCCACCGCGCGCTGGTGGCGGACGTGCTCAAACTGCGCGGCATCCAGGTCCTGCACATCCTCGGCGCCGGCGCACCCACGCCGCATCCGTGGACTTCGCCCGCGCGGGTGGTGGATGGACGCCTGGCGTATCCGCCGGCGCAGGAATCGTTGTTCGGGGAAGGTGGGTGA
- a CDS encoding pseudouridine synthase, with product MSGVTPALSDDVAASRLQLPPGPWTTVLDALCDRFPAIDRTTWVDRFARGRVLDVDGQPLAATAPYRTGAEIRYFREVVDELRIPFTETVLHVDAHLVVADKPHFLPVAPAGAYVRETLLGRLVRRLGNPDLVPLHRIDRLTAGLVLFSASRDSRARYQALFRERCIDKEYLAVAPPLPALAFPLVRCSRLERGEPFFRMREVAGEANSETWLDVVERGEHAWRYRLRPVSGRKHQLRVHMAALGAPILNDALYPELRDATADDHARPLQLLAHALAFDDPLDGRRREFRSALALADQGFTR from the coding sequence GTGTCCGGCGTGACGCCCGCATTGTCGGACGACGTGGCCGCTAGCCGGCTGCAGCTTCCGCCAGGTCCCTGGACGACGGTGCTCGACGCCCTGTGCGACCGGTTTCCCGCGATCGATCGCACGACCTGGGTGGACCGGTTCGCGCGCGGCCGCGTACTCGATGTCGACGGCCAGCCGCTTGCGGCGACCGCGCCGTACCGGACCGGGGCCGAGATCCGCTACTTCCGCGAAGTCGTCGACGAGCTGCGCATCCCGTTCACCGAGACGGTCCTGCATGTCGATGCGCACCTGGTAGTCGCCGACAAGCCGCACTTCCTGCCGGTCGCACCTGCCGGCGCCTACGTGCGCGAAACGCTGCTGGGGCGGCTGGTGCGGCGGCTCGGAAACCCGGATCTGGTGCCCCTGCACAGGATCGATCGCCTGACCGCGGGGCTGGTGCTGTTTTCGGCCAGCCGCGACAGCCGCGCGCGCTACCAGGCGCTGTTCCGCGAGCGGTGCATCGACAAGGAGTACCTGGCCGTCGCGCCGCCGCTGCCGGCGCTGGCGTTTCCGCTGGTGCGTTGCAGCCGCCTGGAACGTGGCGAGCCGTTCTTCCGCATGCGCGAGGTCGCCGGCGAGGCCAACAGCGAAACCTGGCTCGACGTGGTTGAACGCGGCGAGCATGCGTGGCGTTACCGGCTGCGCCCGGTCAGCGGCCGCAAGCACCAGCTGCGCGTGCACATGGCCGCGCTCGGTGCGCCGATCCTCAATGACGCGTTGTATCCGGAGCTGCGGGATGCCACGGCCGACGACCACGCACGGCCCCTGCAGCTGCTCGCACACGCGCTTGCGTTCGATGATCCGCTCGATGGCCGGCGCCGCGAATTCAGGAGCGCGCTGGCGCTCGCCGACCAGGGATTCACGCGCTGA
- a CDS encoding NAD(P)H-quinone oxidoreductase: protein MSDTMTAIAIPGGSGPAEALHAVTVARPRPREGELLLRVRAAGVNRPDVLQRGGRYPPPPGAPDTLGLEVAGEVEEAAGRWKVGDRVCALLGGGGYAGYAVVDARHALPIPAGLDFVQAAALPETVFTVYANVFEHGALQPGETLLVHGATSGIGVAAIQMAKAAGARVVATARGAEKAAAARKLGADIAVDTSREEFGAAAVAAGGIDVAVDMVGAPYFAATLDALNTGGRIVYIAAQAGNELHVPVATLMRKRAVITGSMLRPRSADEKARLASEVERVAWPWIEAGRVRAVVDRTFPLEQAAEAHAWLESGRHTGKLVLVVA, encoded by the coding sequence ATGTCCGACACGATGACCGCCATTGCCATCCCCGGCGGCTCGGGCCCCGCCGAGGCCCTGCATGCGGTGACGGTGGCGCGCCCGCGGCCACGCGAAGGCGAGTTGCTGCTGCGCGTGCGCGCGGCCGGCGTGAACCGCCCGGACGTGCTGCAGCGCGGCGGGCGCTATCCGCCACCGCCGGGTGCGCCCGACACGCTCGGGCTGGAGGTCGCCGGCGAGGTGGAGGAAGCCGCTGGACGCTGGAAGGTGGGCGACCGCGTCTGCGCCCTGCTGGGTGGCGGCGGCTACGCCGGGTATGCGGTGGTGGACGCGCGCCACGCCCTGCCGATCCCGGCCGGGCTGGATTTCGTGCAGGCCGCGGCGCTGCCGGAAACGGTATTCACCGTTTACGCGAACGTGTTCGAGCACGGCGCGCTGCAGCCCGGCGAGACGCTGCTGGTGCACGGCGCGACATCCGGCATTGGCGTGGCCGCGATCCAGATGGCGAAGGCCGCCGGCGCGCGCGTCGTCGCCACCGCGCGTGGAGCGGAGAAAGCCGCCGCGGCGCGCAAGCTTGGCGCCGACATCGCGGTGGACACCAGTCGCGAGGAATTCGGCGCGGCGGCGGTGGCCGCGGGCGGCATCGACGTGGCCGTGGACATGGTCGGCGCGCCGTACTTCGCCGCGACCCTCGACGCACTCAACACCGGCGGCCGCATCGTCTATATCGCCGCCCAGGCCGGCAACGAGCTGCACGTGCCGGTGGCCACGCTGATGCGCAAGCGCGCGGTGATCACCGGGTCCATGCTCCGCCCGCGCAGCGCCGACGAAAAGGCGCGGCTGGCGAGCGAAGTGGAGCGCGTCGCGTGGCCGTGGATCGAGGCCGGGCGCGTGCGCGCGGTGGTCGACCGGACGTTCCCGCTGGAGCAGGCGGCCGAGGCGCATGCCTGGCTGGAGAGTGGTCGGCACACCGGCAAGCTGGTACTGGTGGTGGCGTGA
- the azu gene encoding azurin, whose translation MKTPIALLAAACVLSLAACGNNEPAMDSTATPSPSPAPASTEPAPTPAETPPAATDAGTYGSDMPPAASDAPAAADTSGKPAAMVENCKTTIEGNDAMQYNVGSIAVPSSCSEFTITLNHVGKLPIAAMGHNVVISSQSDMQGVNADGIAAGAGAHYIKAGDTRVIAATEMVGGGQSTSVTFPVAKLQSGGPYVFFCSFPGHAAMMKGTISVG comes from the coding sequence ATGAAGACTCCGATCGCCCTGCTCGCCGCCGCCTGCGTCCTGTCGCTGGCCGCGTGCGGCAACAACGAACCGGCCATGGATTCCACCGCGACGCCGAGCCCGTCACCCGCGCCCGCATCGACTGAGCCCGCACCCACTCCGGCCGAAACGCCCCCGGCGGCGACCGACGCCGGGACCTACGGCAGTGACATGCCGCCGGCTGCATCCGATGCGCCTGCCGCGGCGGACACGAGCGGCAAGCCGGCAGCCATGGTGGAAAACTGCAAGACCACGATCGAAGGCAACGACGCCATGCAGTACAACGTCGGCTCGATCGCCGTACCGTCCTCGTGCAGCGAATTCACCATCACCCTCAATCACGTCGGCAAGCTGCCGATCGCCGCCATGGGCCACAACGTGGTGATCAGCAGCCAGTCCGACATGCAGGGCGTGAACGCGGATGGCATTGCCGCGGGGGCGGGGGCGCACTACATCAAGGCCGGCGACACGCGGGTGATCGCAGCCACCGAGATGGTCGGCGGCGGCCAGAGCACGTCCGTCACGTTCCCGGTGGCCAAGCTCCAGAGCGGTGGGCCATACGTGTTCTTCTGCAGCTTCCCGGGGCATGCGGCAATGATGAAGGGCACGATCAGCGTCGGCTGA
- a CDS encoding LysR family transcriptional regulator, giving the protein MDRITSMRVFVRAASAGSLSAAGRQLGMSAAMATKHVNALEARLGVKLFHRTTRRLGLSEAGSTYLEACQRILAEIDEAEAEAASQRVKASGLLRMNVPLSFGSRFIAPLMPAFARLHPEVRVELGLSDAQLDVIADNWDLAIRIGRLADSPLQARRLAGCAMRVCAAPAYLDRRGVPRRVAELAQHNCLSYTLSAMQDGRQWAFGARGEFRVAASGDLLANNGDALLAAAVGGQGIIYQPDFIVATALERGELVVLELDRPVVELGGINVLYPPDRRPPAKVRVMIDYLVEAFAQAPR; this is encoded by the coding sequence ATGGATCGCATCACCAGCATGCGGGTGTTCGTCCGCGCCGCCAGCGCCGGCAGCCTGTCCGCAGCGGGGCGCCAGCTGGGCATGTCGGCCGCCATGGCAACCAAGCATGTCAACGCGCTGGAGGCGCGGCTCGGCGTCAAGCTGTTCCACCGCACCACGCGCCGCCTCGGGCTGAGCGAGGCGGGCAGCACTTACCTCGAGGCCTGCCAGCGCATCCTTGCCGAGATCGACGAGGCCGAAGCCGAGGCCGCATCGCAACGCGTCAAGGCCAGCGGCCTGCTGCGCATGAACGTGCCGCTGTCGTTCGGCAGCCGCTTCATCGCGCCGCTGATGCCGGCGTTCGCGCGGCTGCATCCCGAGGTGCGGGTCGAACTCGGGCTGAGCGATGCGCAGCTCGACGTGATCGCCGACAACTGGGACCTGGCGATCCGCATCGGCCGGCTCGCGGACAGTCCGCTGCAGGCGCGGCGCCTGGCCGGTTGCGCGATGCGGGTCTGCGCCGCTCCGGCCTACCTCGATCGCCGCGGCGTGCCGCGTCGCGTCGCGGAACTGGCGCAGCACAATTGCCTGAGCTACACGCTGTCGGCCATGCAGGACGGCAGGCAGTGGGCGTTCGGCGCACGCGGCGAATTCCGCGTGGCTGCGTCGGGCGACCTGCTGGCCAACAACGGCGACGCGCTGCTGGCGGCGGCGGTGGGCGGGCAGGGCATCATCTACCAGCCGGATTTCATCGTCGCCACGGCGCTGGAGCGCGGCGAGCTCGTAGTGCTCGAACTGGACCGGCCTGTCGTCGAGCTTGGCGGCATCAACGTGCTGTATCCGCCGGACCGGCGCCCGCCGGCCAAGGTGCGGGTGATGATCGACTACCTGGTCGAGGCGTTCGCCCAGGCCCCGCGCTGA